The Desulfosporosinus acidiphilus SJ4 genome has a window encoding:
- a CDS encoding Ger(x)C family spore germination protein encodes MQKELKIIKLTASLLLLLMTTGCWNSRELKDLAIVLGVGLDKPRQSAKNILVTAQIFRPASIQSPGAQGSGGSGGVQDYENIQNTGSTLFDTLRGFTHKLSSKPYFPHIEVLIFGRALAEEGLQKYIDFFVRDPETRLGVKVLIAQNKAGDIFKETPFLGTIPAEDIEKIIKAQEATSKTCTVNLEQFITRLMSKTTSPIAPLVELTGEGEKKRVRVAGTAVFKKDKLAGQLDGTETRGLLWVIDEIKSGIITVKCPDEKSTAELEIIRAQSKITPEIDGDNIRFRVSIKEEGNIGTESGSDNLVLLPAIEALEKAEAAVIQSEVMAAVTKAQKLDTDIFGFGEIIHQRSPALWKDLENKWDDIFPNIEVEVSVQAKLRRSGRIGPPVSPPKE; translated from the coding sequence ATGCAAAAAGAATTGAAAATAATTAAACTTACCGCTTCTCTATTGCTGCTTCTCATGACAACCGGATGTTGGAATAGCCGTGAATTAAAAGACTTAGCCATAGTTTTAGGCGTGGGATTGGATAAGCCCCGACAGTCTGCCAAAAATATCCTGGTGACAGCGCAAATTTTCCGCCCGGCTAGTATTCAATCTCCCGGTGCTCAGGGCAGCGGAGGCAGCGGAGGAGTTCAGGATTATGAGAATATTCAGAATACGGGGAGCACCCTGTTTGACACCCTGAGAGGATTTACGCATAAATTAAGCAGCAAGCCCTATTTTCCACACATTGAAGTTTTAATTTTTGGGCGTGCCCTCGCTGAAGAAGGACTACAGAAATATATTGATTTTTTTGTACGGGATCCCGAGACCCGTCTGGGGGTAAAAGTTTTGATTGCCCAAAACAAGGCTGGTGACATTTTTAAGGAAACCCCGTTCCTGGGAACAATACCGGCGGAAGATATTGAGAAAATTATAAAAGCCCAAGAGGCAACATCCAAAACTTGCACCGTTAACTTAGAACAATTTATTACCCGCCTAATGAGCAAAACAACATCTCCCATAGCCCCTTTGGTTGAGCTTACAGGGGAAGGAGAAAAGAAAAGAGTCAGGGTTGCCGGGACGGCGGTCTTCAAAAAAGATAAGTTGGCAGGTCAATTAGACGGAACCGAGACCCGAGGCCTATTATGGGTAATCGATGAAATAAAGAGCGGGATTATTACTGTGAAATGTCCGGATGAAAAAAGTACCGCAGAATTAGAAATTATCAGGGCTCAGAGTAAGATCACGCCTGAAATCGATGGCGACAATATCCGTTTCCGGGTAAGTATCAAAGAAGAAGGAAATATCGGCACCGAATCAGGTTCGGACAATCTGGTTTTACTGCCGGCGATTGAAGCATTGGAGAAGGCGGAAGCAGCAGTGATTCAAAGTGAAGTAATGGCCGCTGTAACTAAAGCCCAAAAACTTGACACCGATATTTTCGGCTTTGGGGAGATAATCCACCAGAGATCCCCCGCCCTGTGGAAAGACTTAGAGAATAAATGGGATGATATTTTTCCAAACATTGAGGTAGAGGTATCCGTTCAGGCAAAACTGCGCCGGTCAGGCCGGATTGGTCCCCCTGTTTCACCGCCAAAGGAGTAA
- a CDS encoding GerAB/ArcD/ProY family transporter, giving the protein MKPEQGKISSSQLMFLIAGLIQGSSLLVAFATKITKQNTWLVVLLGFAISLGLALIYVTLAQNFPEKNLIEINEIVYGKYLGNLISGLYIWFFFSIGSFNLRFVGDFSLTYLVPETPIIVILVMFAFICIWAVRSGIEVIGRLSGIFVIITLIEVITTSLLLIKQMKLTNFLPLFDLSLQDFIHGTHTMTSIPFGEIMIFLMIIPSVNKLNQVKSATLSGLCIGGFTVLFSTLRNTAVLGITATIMFSPSFEAVRLIDIAGVITRMEVLVASVLLITLFIKTSLLLYVTVLALAQLFRLRTYRPLVLPVCILMISFALLAFDSTMENALSAANDWPIVSIPFNFLFPLASLILIKIRRLHQGGGGK; this is encoded by the coding sequence ATGAAGCCGGAACAAGGAAAAATATCCAGTTCACAACTCATGTTTTTAATAGCCGGTTTGATCCAGGGATCTTCCCTATTAGTGGCGTTTGCCACAAAAATTACCAAACAGAACACTTGGCTGGTGGTCTTATTAGGATTCGCGATAAGCCTGGGATTAGCTTTGATCTATGTCACCCTCGCTCAAAACTTTCCCGAAAAAAACCTAATTGAAATCAATGAAATCGTCTATGGTAAATATCTGGGGAATTTGATTTCCGGGCTGTATATCTGGTTCTTCTTTTCAATAGGTTCCTTTAATCTGCGCTTTGTCGGCGATTTTTCCTTAACCTATCTGGTTCCGGAAACGCCAATAATTGTAATTCTGGTTATGTTCGCTTTCATTTGCATCTGGGCTGTCCGGAGCGGAATTGAAGTAATCGGCCGTCTCAGTGGGATTTTCGTAATAATTACCTTAATAGAAGTCATCACAACTTCCTTACTCTTAATAAAACAAATGAAGTTAACCAACTTTTTACCTTTGTTTGATCTTTCTCTTCAGGATTTTATACACGGTACACATACCATGACATCCATTCCTTTTGGAGAAATCATGATTTTTCTGATGATTATTCCATCTGTAAACAAGCTTAACCAAGTCAAAAGTGCTACATTATCCGGATTATGTATTGGCGGGTTTACCGTACTTTTCAGTACGTTGAGAAATACAGCTGTACTCGGAATCACTGCAACTATAATGTTTTCTCCCTCCTTTGAAGCGGTCCGTTTAATTGATATCGCTGGGGTTATTACCAGGATGGAAGTACTTGTTGCAAGTGTCCTATTAATTACATTATTTATAAAGACGAGCCTTTTACTTTATGTCACGGTTCTTGCTCTAGCCCAACTATTTAGATTACGAACCTACCGGCCGCTAGTACTTCCCGTTTGCATTTTAATGATTAGCTTTGCTTTGCTGGCTTTTGATTCCACGATGGAAAACGCTTTAAGTGCCGCCAATGACTGGCCCATTGTTTCTATTCCGTTTAACTTTTTGTTTCCTCTGGCTTCCTTAATTTTGATTAAAATCCGCAGATTACATCAGGGAGGGGGGGGGAAATAA
- a CDS encoding TetR/AcrR family transcriptional regulator gives MSGLDTTPIRSERRDAAENRQRILNAAIKLFEQNGVKQVSMNQIANEAQVGPGTLYRRYRNKGELCLDLIKDNVDQLFADIETYLKQCQSDSPSQRLKGLLDRFIRFREVKAQLLTGVEESSSTNPLKSRMQGPLFNELHQLFVELFDEMNATEQTHFNSVFRADMLLTALSRDFYSFQRDTRDHSPEVILEQLCELFIPHKIERPRGFSI, from the coding sequence GTGAGTGGTTTGGATACAACCCCAATTCGTTCGGAACGGCGTGATGCGGCTGAGAATCGTCAGCGCATATTAAATGCAGCGATTAAACTGTTTGAGCAAAATGGTGTCAAACAAGTTAGCATGAATCAGATCGCCAATGAAGCCCAGGTCGGTCCGGGGACGCTTTATCGCCGGTACAGAAACAAAGGTGAATTATGTCTTGATTTAATAAAAGATAACGTTGACCAACTTTTTGCTGATATTGAAACTTACTTGAAACAATGCCAATCTGATTCGCCAAGCCAACGATTAAAAGGACTTCTAGACCGGTTTATCCGTTTTAGAGAAGTAAAAGCACAATTGCTTACGGGGGTGGAGGAATCTTCCTCAACAAATCCGCTTAAATCAAGAATGCAAGGTCCGCTGTTTAACGAATTGCATCAACTTTTTGTGGAACTGTTTGACGAGATGAACGCCACTGAGCAGACCCATTTCAATAGTGTCTTTCGCGCGGATATGCTGCTCACGGCTTTAAGCAGAGATTTCTATTCATTTCAAAGAGATACGCGTGATCATTCGCCAGAAGTAATTTTAGAACAACTCTGTGAATTATTTATTCCGCATAAAATCGAACGGCCGAGAGGATTTTCAATATAA
- a CDS encoding cysteine hydrolase family protein → MPNNYHKSALLVMDVQNGIVSRIAEDEKSLLPFQKAVEAARIHTIPIIFVRVAFSEGYPEINPHNKAFSALSQAQGMTISDIGTQIHESLHPEPSEPVVTKFRVSAFAGSNLEVILRSRQIDTLILSGISTSGVVLSTLREAADKDYALQVLSDACLDPDPEVHRILTEKVFPRQADVLTVDNWIHSLD, encoded by the coding sequence TTGCCTAATAATTATCATAAGTCCGCCCTGTTGGTCATGGATGTACAAAATGGTATTGTATCACGTATTGCAGAAGACGAGAAAAGCCTCCTTCCCTTCCAAAAAGCTGTCGAAGCCGCGCGCATACACACGATCCCTATTATTTTTGTACGGGTCGCTTTCAGTGAAGGCTATCCCGAAATCAATCCTCACAACAAAGCATTTTCTGCATTGTCACAAGCCCAAGGGATGACCATCTCGGATATAGGTACGCAGATTCACGAATCCCTTCATCCGGAACCAAGCGAACCAGTGGTTACAAAATTTCGGGTTAGCGCCTTCGCCGGCAGCAATCTTGAAGTTATTCTCCGGTCCCGCCAAATAGATACATTAATCCTTAGTGGAATTTCAACAAGCGGAGTGGTTCTTTCAACCTTGCGCGAAGCGGCGGATAAAGACTATGCCCTTCAGGTACTTTCCGACGCCTGCCTGGATCCAGATCCTGAAGTTCACCGCATTCTTACAGAAAAAGTGTTCCCTCGCCAGGCCGATGTGCTTACGGTGGACAATTGGATCCATTCCTTAGATTAA
- a CDS encoding multidrug efflux MFS transporter produces MPIWKRNLFVCWFGMFVAGIGMSQIAPVLPLYIKHLGIHSTSSIAQLSGIAFGITYIISAVFSPIWGHVADKIGRKPMILRASLGMALIIGCMGFAPNVYVLIGLRLLQGAITGYSTACTALIATQTDKEHAGYALGTLSTGSIAGSLLGPIIGGLIEEYLGFQPVFFITGGLLLIAFVLTALFVKESFVRQDQKTHSIKKIWEGVPEKSLTIVLLVTFFILSLGLYSIEPIVTVYVTQLTKGTAAAHVALLAGLAFSASGLANIISAPRLGRLSDKIGAHKVVLVALIAAGIIYIPQAFVKNPWQLIGLRFLLGLAIAGLNPSVNTLIKKITPDALTGRVFGFTMSAGYLGVFGGSVLGGQVAAYFGIQYVFWVTSALLLMNALWVYFKVYKKLCLKENTSPLPSNG; encoded by the coding sequence ATGCCAATTTGGAAAAGAAATTTATTTGTTTGCTGGTTTGGCATGTTTGTAGCAGGTATAGGAATGAGTCAAATTGCCCCGGTATTGCCGCTTTATATAAAGCATTTGGGGATTCACAGTACTTCTTCCATCGCTCAACTTTCCGGCATTGCTTTTGGGATCACCTATATTATTTCAGCTGTATTCTCACCCATTTGGGGGCATGTTGCCGACAAAATTGGGCGAAAACCGATGATTCTGCGGGCAAGCCTTGGTATGGCTCTAATCATTGGCTGCATGGGGTTTGCGCCGAATGTGTATGTTTTGATCGGTTTAAGATTATTACAGGGCGCGATCACAGGCTATAGCACAGCTTGTACAGCCTTGATTGCAACACAGACAGATAAAGAACATGCCGGATATGCGCTGGGGACTCTCTCCACCGGCAGTATTGCCGGTTCCTTGTTAGGCCCAATTATCGGTGGCTTGATTGAAGAGTATCTTGGCTTTCAGCCTGTCTTTTTCATCACAGGGGGATTGCTGCTAATTGCCTTTGTTCTGACTGCTCTATTTGTAAAAGAATCCTTTGTCCGTCAGGATCAAAAGACCCACAGTATCAAGAAAATCTGGGAAGGTGTTCCGGAAAAGAGTTTAACAATTGTTCTCCTTGTAACCTTTTTTATTTTATCATTAGGGTTGTATTCCATAGAACCCATTGTAACCGTTTACGTTACCCAATTAACCAAAGGTACTGCTGCTGCTCATGTCGCCCTTTTAGCCGGATTGGCGTTTTCGGCTTCGGGACTGGCTAATATAATTTCAGCGCCAAGACTGGGGAGACTATCCGATAAAATAGGCGCGCATAAAGTTGTTTTAGTTGCACTCATTGCTGCCGGTATCATTTATATACCCCAAGCATTTGTTAAAAATCCATGGCAGCTAATAGGACTGCGCTTTTTATTAGGATTAGCGATAGCTGGGCTAAACCCTTCTGTTAATACCCTTATTAAGAAAATTACACCGGATGCTCTAACCGGCAGAGTTTTCGGTTTTACCATGTCCGCTGGATATCTGGGCGTATTTGGCGGCTCTGTTTTAGGCGGGCAGGTAGCAGCCTATTTCGGCATTCAATATGTTTTTTGGGTAACCAGCGCACTGTTGCTGATGAATGCTTTATGGGTGTATTTTAAAGTCTATAAGAAGCTTTGTCTCAAAGAAAATACTTCTCCGTTGCCCAGCAATGGTTAA
- a CDS encoding biosynthetic peptidoglycan transglycosylase — translation MKRLMRGFVKFLILVVIAMSALWFGMGYYFTHIYKIADLVRNDVATQLQAHHVSFLKYDEIPVMYRNAVIATEDRSFFTNQGIDVMGTLRAVFVDISGGQPRQGGSTITQQLIHNTILSDEAKSLSWKARETFYAIGLYDTMSKPETFELYANVIYFGHGATGLYQASQTYFGKSPSGLNDGELTMLAGLPNAPSVYDPYKNLTLARERQSLVIQSMVDDGVVDKAQAEKIMNQPIRLK, via the coding sequence GTGAAACGTTTGATGAGAGGTTTTGTTAAATTCTTAATCTTGGTGGTTATAGCGATGAGTGCCCTTTGGTTTGGAATGGGATATTATTTTACTCATATCTATAAAATTGCTGATTTGGTGCGTAATGACGTTGCCACACAATTACAAGCTCACCATGTCAGCTTTCTTAAGTACGATGAGATCCCGGTGATGTATCGCAATGCCGTGATAGCCACTGAGGATCGCAGTTTCTTTACCAATCAAGGGATAGACGTTATGGGAACTTTGCGGGCAGTATTTGTGGACATAAGCGGCGGACAACCCCGTCAAGGCGGATCAACCATTACCCAACAATTGATTCATAATACGATCCTGAGCGACGAGGCAAAATCCCTTTCATGGAAGGCAAGAGAGACTTTTTATGCCATTGGACTTTACGATACGATGAGTAAGCCGGAAACCTTTGAGCTCTACGCTAACGTCATTTACTTTGGGCATGGGGCTACTGGCCTGTACCAAGCGTCTCAGACTTATTTCGGAAAAAGCCCTTCCGGCTTAAATGATGGAGAGCTTACAATGCTTGCCGGTCTTCCCAATGCCCCCAGTGTTTATGACCCTTATAAAAATTTGACCCTTGCTCGTGAACGGCAAAGTTTAGTTATTCAAAGTATGGTTGATGACGGAGTTGTTGATAAAGCTCAAGCAGAGAAAATTATGAACCAACCCATCAGGTTAAAATAG
- the glf gene encoding UDP-galactopyranose mutase: MKKELSDCLVIGCGMAGSVIARELAERAGKNVQILEMRNNIGGNMYDFKDEKGILIHRYGPHIFHTNSKRVFDYLSRFTSWLNYSHEVVGDIHGKLMPIPFNLNSLHSAYEPSKAARIEQKLITTYGINSKVPILELRQQLDPEIAEIAEFIYNNIFLYYTQKQWGLAPDEIDSFVTARVPVFISYDNRYFQDSYQGIPAESYTSLFEGMLKHPKIELTLNTDARKRLRLESGRVFFDDRPFNGTVIYTGPLDELFDCRYGRLPYRTLDFVFESHNTTWYQPKGTVNYPVDQDYTRITEFKHLTRQLLSGRTTIVKEYPRAYTGADDETPYYPIQNPENSALYECYRKLTDEFPNFRVLGRLAEYKYYNMDAIAEKALDLADTLIG, from the coding sequence ATGAAAAAAGAACTAAGTGATTGCCTTGTAATAGGCTGCGGTATGGCAGGATCTGTTATAGCCCGCGAGCTGGCAGAACGTGCCGGTAAAAACGTACAAATTCTTGAAATGCGCAATAATATTGGCGGAAATATGTACGATTTTAAGGACGAAAAAGGTATCCTTATCCATCGTTATGGCCCTCATATCTTTCATACAAACAGTAAGAGAGTCTTTGATTATCTCTCTCGGTTCACATCTTGGCTGAATTATTCCCATGAAGTTGTTGGCGATATCCACGGAAAATTAATGCCTATTCCTTTTAATCTTAATTCCCTCCATTCAGCCTATGAACCAAGCAAAGCAGCGAGAATTGAGCAGAAGCTGATCACTACCTATGGAATCAACAGCAAAGTACCTATATTAGAGCTGCGGCAGCAACTTGATCCGGAAATTGCTGAAATTGCAGAGTTCATCTACAACAACATATTCTTATACTACACCCAAAAACAATGGGGTCTCGCTCCTGACGAAATCGATTCTTTCGTTACGGCACGTGTCCCGGTTTTTATCTCCTATGACAATCGCTACTTTCAAGATAGTTATCAGGGCATCCCTGCCGAGAGCTACACGTCACTCTTTGAAGGGATGCTCAAACATCCTAAAATTGAGCTTACTCTCAATACCGATGCGCGCAAGCGACTTAGGCTGGAGTCCGGAAGAGTATTCTTCGACGATCGCCCATTTAACGGGACTGTCATTTACACCGGCCCGCTGGACGAATTGTTCGACTGTCGCTACGGACGTCTTCCCTACCGAACTCTGGATTTTGTCTTCGAATCCCACAATACCACTTGGTACCAGCCCAAAGGGACTGTAAATTATCCCGTTGATCAAGATTATACCCGTATTACCGAATTCAAGCACCTGACGAGGCAGTTACTGAGCGGACGAACAACGATCGTCAAAGAATATCCCCGGGCCTATACAGGTGCCGATGATGAGACTCCCTATTACCCGATCCAAAACCCGGAAAATTCGGCTCTCTACGAGTGCTATCGAAAGCTTACTGATGAGTTTCCTAACTTTCGTGTTTTAGGCAGACTTGCCGAGTACAAATACTACAACATGGACGCAATCGCTGAGAAAGCCTTAGACCTAGCAGATACATTAATAGGTTAA